The genomic stretch AACTCATCATTCTTACAACTTCCCAAGGTGGCTAACAAAAAGAAGAATAATATATATTTACTCATGATCTTACATTGTTAAATTAATAAATTAATTCTATTTTAGGAATCGGGAGAACAAACTCTGTTTTATTATTACTTGAAAGTTCTCGATTCAAGCGTTTAAATTGATAAAACACCTGTCCTTCTCCATAAAAATCTTTACGCATATCCGCCAACAACGCCTTCTCAAAATCATCAACCGAACGAATATCCAATTTTCCTCCCGCAATACCTCTTTCCATACGCACCTCATCCAATTTCTGCACTCCTCCTTCCGTATCTCCATTCTTATACAAATATTCGCTGACGATATAATACATCTCACTTAACCGAATTACCGGTAAAAGATCACTACCATAAGTATCTCCATTATCCTCGTCGTATTTCACAGAAATACTATAAAACCAATTCACTGTCCTAAACAGATCTTTCCTCCAATCTTCAGCATCCATACCGGTTAAATAAGAACACAAATACAAACCTCCCGTTCCTTTTTGCCAGTTAGCATATTCTTCAGATACCTTAGACTTGGAAAAACCACAAATCACCCCATCGTACAATTTCGGATTCACGCCATAATCTCCGGGAGAAGTAAAAGAAAAACAGTTATAGGTCCTTCCATTTTCTTCATACGTGGCTTCAATAACTTCTTGAGCTTGTTCCCGTGCAAGCGCTTGTTGACCGTCATACATATACGCCCGGGCTAAAATAGCCGTTGTCGCCCAATAATTCATCCTGTAACCACGGTACATATAAAATATATCCCGCGGAAGATTGTCATCCACAACACCTCGTCCTCCTTCTATCCGATAATAAGTCTTACTCCATATCCTATTTTCCGGTATAATATCCACCTCTGACAATAATTTTTTAGCCTGTTTCAAATCACGGATAATTTTATTCATACAATCTTTCACGCTTTCCCTATCACCGAATAACGTACCGTAATCCTCCATATAAGGAATATACTTTTTCTGGTCAGCCACAACTGGTGCCGGAGCAAAAAGACGCAACAAATCCAAATGAATAAAAGCCCGCAAAGCCAAAGCTTCACCATAAATCATATTCAACTCCATATCCTTGCCTGAAAACAATGTCGCATCGGCATGAGCTATATGGGAAATCAAATTATTACAATTTGCAATCGCATTATAAGCCTGTTCCCACAAGGACGACAAAATTGCTTCAACTTTATCATTATCATACATCGACCAAGCCATATAATAATAAGCATGATCAGAAGGTATATAATTCAAATGATAAGTCTGTCCCAACACCTCATTCATACCCCATGTCAACTCCCGTCCATACAATGCGAAATCTGCCAAATCCTTATATATCCCGTTCAATGCATTCCTGTAACCATCACCATCAGTGAACAACGTCTCTTCGTTCACTTGATCATCCGGAGAAACATTCAACCAATCACTACAAGCGGCCAAGCCCAATAACAGGCCTATCATAATAAATTTTCCAACTATTCTCATAACAACAAATATTATAAACTAACACTAAGAGAGAAATTGATATTTCTTGCATAGGGATAACTCAAACCACGTTCGGCTTTAACAGAAGACAAACGAAACAAGTCATTTGCGCCCACTTCAAAACGCAAAACCCCTAATCCCCATTTTTTCACCATCTCTGATTTGAAATCATAACCTAATGTCAATGAATTCAATGACAACACATTATAATCTTGTACGAAACGCTCTGTTGGATTCGTTTTTAAAGAATAAAGTGCACTCTTCTGCAAAGCTTTGAATTTAGTGTGATCACCTGGCTTTTGCCAACGTTTCGTCAACACCCGCTTATCAACATTGTAATTATAAACATCTACATTTTCCACTTTTTCTGCCAATGTACTATTATAACGTTGACCACCAAATTCATACAAAAAAGTCGCGTACAAAGAAAAACCTTTGAAACTTACATTAAAACCTAACGTACCTTGCGCTTTCGGTTCTTTATTACCAACAATCACCTGTTCATTAGTATTCCATACCGTCGTAATATCCCCTTTTTTCGTCAATAATAATTCTTCCCCTGTCGCGGGATCAATACCTAAAGAACGCATAGCATAAATAGAAGTTAATGACCCTCCTTCAACATATTGCGTAAAAGGCTCCAAACTGGTACTATTATACATATTTTCCCGGAAATACTCATTTACCCGCTCATTATAAGCCTTCAAACTCTCGGCAACTTTCAATATCTCATTCTTATTATGGGCTAAATTGGCAAACACATTCACCATCCAATCCCGACTCTGGTAAACCCTTCCACGCAAATTAATCTCAACTCCTTTATTCACCACCTCTCCAACATTATCCACGTACGTCCGGAAACCGGAAGACGCAGGAATCGTTACATCATTAATTAAATCCACCGTTTTATCCTTATACCACGAAGCTGAAAGCTGTAAAACCCCTTTCCATAATTCCAAATCCGCCCCAATATTCAACTTACGAGTTTTCTCCCATCCCAAGGACATATTTCCCAAGGCCATCAAAGTAGCCCCGTAACCAGTTTTATACCACTCATCATTTTGTATCT from Butyricimonas virosa encodes the following:
- a CDS encoding RagB/SusD family nutrient uptake outer membrane protein translates to MRIVGKFIMIGLLLGLAACSDWLNVSPDDQVNEETLFTDGDGYRNALNGIYKDLADFALYGRELTWGMNEVLGQTYHLNYIPSDHAYYYMAWSMYDNDKVEAILSSLWEQAYNAIANCNNLISHIAHADATLFSGKDMELNMIYGEALALRAFIHLDLLRLFAPAPVVADQKKYIPYMEDYGTLFGDRESVKDCMNKIIRDLKQAKKLLSEVDIIPENRIWSKTYYRIEGGRGVVDDNLPRDIFYMYRGYRMNYWATTAILARAYMYDGQQALAREQAQEVIEATYEENGRTYNCFSFTSPGDYGVNPKLYDGVICGFSKSKVSEEYANWQKGTGGLYLCSYLTGMDAEDWRKDLFRTVNWFYSISVKYDEDNGDTYGSDLLPVIRLSEMYYIVSEYLYKNGDTEGGVQKLDEVRMERGIAGGKLDIRSVDDFEKALLADMRKDFYGEGQVFYQFKRLNRELSSNNKTEFVLPIPKIELIY